TCGCCCCAGCCATGCGCGAGGAAGCGCAGCGGTCGCGACGCGGTGACGCTCGCATCCTTTTGGCGCAGCGATCCGGCGGCAGCGTTGCGCGGGTTGGCGAACTGGCGCGCCTTTTCGGGGTCCTCGGCTTCGGCGAGCAGCCGCGCGTTGAGCGCGGTGAAATCGGCCTTCGCCATATAGACCTCGCCGCGAATCTCGAAGACGTCGGGGGCATCGCCCCTTAATTCCTGCGGGATGTCGGCGATGTGGCGGACGTTCGCGGTGACATCCTCTCCGACGCTGCCGTCGCCCCGCGTCGCCGCCTGGATCAGCTTGCCCTTCTCGTAACGCAGCGAGCAGGAGAGGCCGTCGATCTTGTCCTCGGCGGTCATTGCGACGACCGCGTCGGCACCCAGGTTGAGGAAACGCCGCACGCGCGCGGCGAATTCCTCGACATCCTCCGCCGAAAAGGCGTTGTCGAGGCTCATCATCCGCACCGCATGGGCAATCTTGGCGAGCGGCGACGCCTCGACCGCCGCGCCGACGAGCCGGTTCGGGCTGTCGGCGCGGATCAGATGCGGGAAAGCCTCCTCGATCGCGTTGTTGCGGCGAACGAGCGCGTCATAGTCGGCATCCGAAATCTCGGGCGAATCCTCGGCGTGATAGAGTTTGTTATGATGGGCGATCTGCTTCGCCAGCCGCATCAATTCATTGGCGGCATCGGCCTCGGACAGCGATTCGATTTCGGTCATGCACCGGTCTTTGCCACCGGCTTGAATTCGGCGCGAGTACCAAATCCTGCGATAAGCGGGCGCCCCCTTTTGATCGCGTCCTGCACCGCGGGGAGCTTCAGCGAGGCGGCGTGCGCTTCCTTGCTATCCCACAATTCGACGATCCAGATCGCGTCGGGGTTCGCGCTGTCCTCGCCGATCAGATAGGCGATGTTGCCGGGCATTTCGCCCGTGCCTTCGGACAGGATCACGACCAGTTCGGCGCGCTTTCCGGGCTGCGCCATCATCTGGCCGAGCAGGCCGTATTGCGGATCGGCTTCTTCCATCCTTGCCTCCAGGGCATCAAGTTTCGTCGCGGGCAACAGCACCGCCGCCGTCGCCAACAGCGCGGCCAGATGCTCGCGCCGGTTCATTTCGCGATCGCCAGCACATGCACCTCGCGCCGGATGCGAAAGCCGAGCGATTCATAAAGCCCGATCGCGCCCGCATTGTCGGCGTAGCTGTGCAGGAAGGGCGTCTCGCCGCGCGCGACCATCTGGCGCATGACATGGCCGATCAGCGTGCGCGCGAGCCCGCGTCCGCGGCAATCCGCCCATGTCGCGACGCCGCTGACCTCGGCCATGCCGGGCACGAGGATTCTTTGCCCGGCCATCGCGAGCAGGCGCCCCTCTTCGCGAATGCCGAAGAAAGGGCCGTAGCGATGCGTTTTCGGCCCCCACGGCCCCGGCCGGGCATGGTCGGCGAGCGCCGCCATTTCGGAGGCGT
This genomic interval from Sphingopyxis chilensis contains the following:
- a CDS encoding putative quinol monooxygenase yields the protein MNRREHLAALLATAAVLLPATKLDALEARMEEADPQYGLLGQMMAQPGKRAELVVILSEGTGEMPGNIAYLIGEDSANPDAIWIVELWDSKEAHAASLKLPAVQDAIKRGRPLIAGFGTRAEFKPVAKTGA
- a CDS encoding GNAT family N-acetyltransferase; protein product: MIAHPLDRPIWSMLTGRQAHLAEGDGRALRIDRGYGVFGVAADTGAAAQAALAALVPDEGEIWIVEGERWPVPDGTREVKRAVLAQMVAEGPPPVPRDGEPPILALGEADASEMAALADHARPGPWGPKTHRYGPFFGIREEGRLLAMAGQRILVPGMAEVSGVATWADCRGRGLARTLIGHVMRQMVARGETPFLHSYADNAGAIGLYESLGFRIRREVHVLAIAK